A region of Streptomyces sp. NBC_01267 DNA encodes the following proteins:
- the secA gene encoding preprotein translocase subunit SecA — protein MSVFNKLMRAGEGKILRKLHRIADQVNSIEEDFVNLSDAELRALTDEYKQRYADGESLDDLLPEAFATVREAAKRVLGQRHYDVQMLGGAALHLGYVAEMKTGEGKTLVGTLPAYLNALSGKGVHLITVNDYLAERDSEMMGRVHKFLGLEVGCIIANMTPAQRREQYACDITYGTNNEFGFDYLRDNMAWSQDELVQRGHNYAIVDEVDSILVDEARTPLIISGPADQATKWYGDFAKLVTRLTKGEAGNQLKGIEETGDYEVDEKKRTVAIHEPGVAKVEDWLGIDNLYESVNTPLVGYLNNAIKAKELFKNDKDYVVIDGEVMIVDEHTGRILAGRRYNEGMHQAIEAKEGVDIKDENQTLATITLQNFFRLYGKLSGMTGTAMTEAAEFHQIYKLGVVPIPTNKPMVRMDQSDLIYRTEVAKFDAVVEDIAEKHEKGQPILVGTTSVEKSEYLSQQLSKRGVQHEVLNAKQHDREAPIIAQAGRKGAVTVATNMAGRGTDIKLGGNPDDLAEAELRQRGLDPDENVEEWAAALPAALENAERAVKAEHDEVKDLGGLYVLGTERHESRRIDNQLRGRSGRQGDPGESRFYLSLGDDLMRLFKAQMVERVMAMANVPDNVPIENKMVTRAIASAQSQVEQQNFETRKNVLKYDEVLNRQREVIYGERRRVLEGEDLHEQVQHFMDDTIDAYIQAETVEGFAEEWDLDRLWNAFKQLYPVKVTVEELEDAAGDRAGITAEFIGESIKDDIHDQYAGREEQLGSDIMRELERRVVLSVLDRKWREHLYEMDYLQEGIGLRAMAQKDPLVEYQREGFDMFNAMMEGIKEESVGYLFNLEVQVEQQVEEVPVQDEAEKTSLDKQDAVPAGARPEIRAKGLEAPQRPDRLHFSAPTVDGEGGVVEGDFESEDGASRSEADGMTRAERRKAQKGGGRRRKK, from the coding sequence GTGTCCGTCTTCAACAAGCTCATGCGTGCAGGCGAAGGAAAGATCCTGCGCAAGCTGCACCGCATTGCGGACCAGGTCAACTCCATCGAAGAGGATTTCGTCAACCTCTCCGACGCCGAGCTGCGGGCCCTCACTGACGAGTACAAGCAGCGGTACGCCGACGGTGAAAGCCTCGACGACCTGCTTCCCGAGGCGTTCGCGACGGTCCGCGAGGCCGCCAAGCGTGTCCTCGGCCAGCGCCACTACGACGTCCAGATGCTGGGCGGCGCCGCCCTGCACCTCGGCTATGTCGCCGAGATGAAGACCGGTGAGGGCAAGACCCTCGTCGGCACGCTCCCCGCCTATCTGAACGCGCTGTCCGGCAAGGGCGTCCACCTGATCACGGTGAACGACTACCTGGCCGAGCGTGACTCCGAGATGATGGGCCGGGTCCACAAGTTCCTGGGGCTCGAAGTCGGCTGCATCATCGCCAACATGACCCCGGCGCAGCGCCGTGAGCAGTACGCCTGCGACATCACGTACGGGACGAACAACGAATTCGGCTTCGACTACCTCCGCGACAACATGGCGTGGTCCCAGGACGAGCTCGTCCAGCGCGGCCACAACTACGCCATCGTCGACGAGGTCGACTCGATCCTGGTCGACGAGGCCCGTACGCCGTTGATCATCTCCGGCCCCGCCGATCAGGCCACCAAGTGGTACGGCGACTTCGCCAAGCTCGTCACGCGTCTGACGAAGGGCGAGGCGGGCAACCAGCTCAAGGGCATCGAGGAGACCGGCGACTACGAGGTCGACGAGAAGAAGCGCACGGTCGCCATCCACGAGCCCGGTGTCGCCAAGGTCGAGGACTGGCTGGGCATCGACAACCTCTACGAGTCGGTGAACACCCCGCTCGTCGGTTACCTCAACAACGCCATCAAGGCCAAGGAGCTCTTCAAGAACGACAAGGACTACGTCGTCATCGACGGCGAAGTCATGATCGTCGACGAGCACACCGGCCGTATCCTCGCGGGCCGCCGTTACAACGAGGGCATGCACCAGGCGATCGAGGCGAAGGAAGGGGTGGACATCAAGGACGAGAACCAGACGCTCGCGACGATCACCCTGCAGAACTTCTTCCGCCTCTACGGCAAGCTCTCCGGCATGACCGGTACGGCCATGACCGAGGCCGCCGAGTTCCACCAGATCTACAAGCTCGGTGTCGTCCCGATCCCGACGAACAAGCCGATGGTCCGCATGGACCAGTCCGACCTGATCTACCGCACCGAGGTCGCCAAGTTCGACGCGGTCGTCGAGGACATCGCCGAGAAGCACGAGAAGGGCCAGCCGATCCTGGTCGGCACCACCTCGGTCGAGAAGTCCGAGTACCTCTCGCAGCAGCTGTCCAAGCGCGGGGTGCAGCACGAGGTGCTCAACGCCAAGCAGCACGACCGTGAGGCGCCGATCATCGCCCAGGCCGGCCGCAAGGGTGCCGTCACCGTCGCCACGAACATGGCCGGCCGTGGTACGGACATCAAGCTCGGCGGCAACCCGGACGACCTCGCCGAGGCGGAGCTGCGCCAGCGCGGCCTCGATCCGGACGAGAACGTCGAGGAGTGGGCCGCCGCGCTGCCCGCCGCGCTGGAGAACGCCGAGCGGGCGGTCAAGGCCGAGCACGACGAGGTCAAGGACCTCGGCGGGCTGTACGTGCTGGGTACCGAGCGGCACGAGTCGCGCCGTATCGACAACCAGCTGCGTGGTCGTTCCGGACGCCAGGGTGACCCGGGCGAGTCCCGTTTCTACCTCTCGCTCGGTGACGACCTGATGCGGCTGTTCAAGGCGCAGATGGTCGAGCGCGTGATGGCGATGGCCAACGTGCCCGACAACGTACCGATCGAGAACAAGATGGTGACGCGTGCCATCGCGTCCGCCCAGTCGCAGGTCGAGCAGCAGAACTTCGAGACGCGTAAGAACGTCCTGAAGTACGACGAGGTGCTCAACCGCCAGCGTGAGGTCATCTACGGTGAGCGCCGCCGGGTCCTGGAGGGCGAGGACCTGCACGAGCAGGTGCAGCACTTCATGGACGACACCATCGACGCGTACATCCAGGCGGAGACCGTCGAGGGCTTCGCCGAGGAGTGGGACCTGGACCGGCTCTGGAACGCGTTCAAGCAGCTCTACCCGGTGAAGGTCACCGTCGAGGAGCTGGAGGACGCGGCGGGCGACCGCGCGGGCATCACCGCCGAGTTCATCGGCGAGTCCATCAAGGACGACATCCACGACCAGTACGCGGGCCGTGAGGAGCAGCTCGGCTCCGACATCATGCGTGAGCTGGAGCGGCGCGTGGTGCTGTCGGTGCTGGACCGCAAGTGGCGTGAGCACCTCTACGAGATGGACTATCTCCAGGAGGGCATCGGCCTGCGTGCCATGGCGCAGAAGGACCCGCTGGTCGAGTACCAGCGCGAGGGCTTCGACATGTTCAACGCCATGATGGAGGGCATCAAGGAGGAGTCCGTCGGCTATCTGTTCAACCTGGAGGTCCAGGTCGAGCAGCAGGTCGAGGAGGTCCCGGTCCAGGACGAGGCCGAGAAGACCTCTCTGGACAAGCAGGACGCCGTGCCCGCGGGTGCGCGTCCGGAGATCCGGGCCAAGGGCCTGGAGGCCCCTCAGCGCCCCGACAGGCTGCACTTCTCGGCTCCCACGGTGGACGGCGAGGGCGGTGTCGTCGAGGGCGACTTCGAGAGCGAGGACGGAGCGTCCCGCTCGGAGGCGGACGGTATGACGCGTGCCGAGCGCCGGAAGGCGCAGAAGGGCGGCGGTCGCCGCCGCAAGAAGTAG
- a CDS encoding GNAT family N-acetyltransferase, with product MEPFTLTSERLLLRPFTPTDAESVFRSCQDPDIQRWTIVPSPYARKDAESFVGTIVPTGWESGTNLAFAVQPREGGPLIGAISVFQRGPSHTWEIGFWTAKEHRGQGYTAEAVSVLAHHTLSALGVERLEWRAEVGNVGSRAVAEKAGFQVEGVLRSDLLNKGTRRDAWVGALLPSDLGLSAEHAYLPARA from the coding sequence ATGGAGCCCTTCACTCTGACATCCGAGCGCCTGCTGCTGCGCCCTTTCACCCCCACCGACGCCGAGAGTGTGTTCCGGTCCTGCCAGGACCCCGACATCCAGCGCTGGACGATCGTGCCCTCGCCGTACGCGCGCAAGGACGCGGAGAGTTTCGTCGGCACCATCGTCCCGACCGGCTGGGAGTCGGGCACCAACCTGGCCTTCGCGGTACAGCCGCGCGAGGGCGGCCCGCTGATAGGTGCGATCTCCGTCTTCCAGCGCGGGCCCTCTCATACGTGGGAGATCGGATTCTGGACGGCGAAGGAACACCGGGGCCAGGGATACACGGCGGAGGCGGTGTCCGTACTGGCGCACCACACGCTGAGCGCTCTGGGCGTCGAACGCCTGGAGTGGCGGGCCGAGGTCGGCAACGTGGGCTCGCGGGCCGTGGCGGAGAAGGCCGGATTCCAGGTCGAGGGCGTACTGCGCTCGGACCTGCTGAACAAGGGCACCCGCAGGGACGCCTGGGTGGGCGCCCTGCTCCCCTCCGACCTGGGGCTCTCCGCCGAGCACGCGTATTTACCCGCGCGCGCCTGA
- a CDS encoding winged helix-turn-helix domain-containing protein: MTPVPPPAVELSADEARRIALRAQGFLGAPDRRGGVRGVLRHLGAVQLDTISVLARSHELIPYARLGAVGRRTVDDAYWTGGHSFEYWSHAACILPVEEWPHFAFRRRAYRDRPHWNHELPETAYETVIEQLRAEGPLTATELGGAKNGGEWWDWSASKVAVERALMYGEVVCTERRSWKRVYDLAERAIPGALLHDDLDDLECVRRLVALAGRSLGVGTRTDLADYHRLKGEQFDAVVADSGLVPVSVQGWSKPAWADPEALSSPPRGRHRTTLLSPFDSLIWERARTERIFGFTHRLEAYVPKPKRIHGYYSMPLLAGGKLVGRADPAREGTTLVARQVSLDHAKAARPMAEALAEAAAWVGCTDVRVERMNAPELRAPLAEALAETLPTS, translated from the coding sequence ATGACTCCCGTGCCGCCCCCAGCCGTCGAACTCTCCGCCGACGAAGCCCGACGGATCGCACTGCGCGCCCAGGGATTCCTGGGCGCTCCCGACCGGCGGGGCGGGGTGCGCGGAGTACTGCGCCACCTCGGCGCGGTACAGCTGGACACCATCTCCGTGCTGGCCCGCTCGCACGAGCTGATTCCGTACGCCCGGCTGGGCGCCGTGGGCCGCAGAACCGTCGACGACGCGTACTGGACCGGGGGCCACTCCTTCGAGTACTGGTCGCACGCGGCCTGCATCCTGCCCGTCGAGGAGTGGCCGCACTTCGCCTTCCGCCGCCGCGCGTACCGCGACCGCCCGCACTGGAACCACGAACTCCCCGAGACCGCCTACGAGACCGTGATCGAGCAGCTGCGCGCGGAGGGCCCCCTGACCGCCACCGAGCTGGGAGGCGCGAAGAACGGCGGCGAGTGGTGGGACTGGTCGGCCTCGAAGGTCGCGGTCGAGCGGGCGCTGATGTACGGCGAGGTGGTGTGCACCGAGCGGCGCAGCTGGAAGCGGGTGTACGACCTGGCCGAGCGCGCGATCCCCGGCGCCCTCCTCCATGACGATCTGGACGACCTGGAGTGCGTCCGCCGGCTGGTCGCCCTAGCGGGCAGGTCCCTGGGCGTCGGGACCCGTACGGACCTCGCGGACTACCACCGCCTCAAGGGCGAGCAGTTCGACGCGGTGGTAGCGGATTCGGGGCTCGTGCCCGTGAGCGTCCAGGGCTGGTCCAAGCCTGCCTGGGCCGACCCGGAGGCGCTGTCGTCCCCACCGCGCGGCCGGCACCGTACGACCCTGCTCTCCCCCTTCGACTCACTGATCTGGGAACGCGCCCGTACGGAACGGATCTTCGGCTTCACCCACCGCCTGGAGGCGTACGTCCCCAAGCCCAAGCGGATCCACGGGTACTACTCCATGCCGCTGCTGGCGGGCGGAAAGCTGGTGGGGCGGGCCGATCCTGCGCGCGAGGGCACCACGCTGGTGGCCCGGCAGGTCTCCCTGGACCACGCGAAGGCGGCCCGGCCGATGGCCGAGGCCCTGGCCGAGGCGGCTGCCTGGGTCGGCTGCACGGATGTGCGAGTCGAGCGTATGAACGCCCCGGAGCTGCGGGCCCCACTGGCCGAGGCCCTGGCAGAAACCCTGCCGACGAGCTGA
- a CDS encoding response regulator, which yields MADSFGPVHDEDEGPMDHDPASGREPIRVLVVDDHALFRRGLEIVLAAEEDIQVIGEAGDGAEAVDKAADLLPDIVLMDVRMPKRGGIEACTAIKEVAPSAKIIMLTISDEEADLYDAIKAGATGYLLKEISTDEVATAIRAVADGQSQISPSMASKLLTEFKSMIQRTDERRLVPAPRLTERELEVLKLVATGMNNRDIAKELFISENTVKNHVRNILEKLQLHSRMEAVVYAMREKILEIR from the coding sequence ATGGCGGACAGCTTCGGTCCGGTGCACGACGAGGATGAGGGCCCCATGGACCATGATCCGGCTTCGGGCAGGGAACCGATCAGGGTCCTGGTGGTCGACGACCACGCGCTCTTCCGGCGCGGTCTGGAGATCGTCCTCGCCGCGGAGGAGGACATCCAGGTGATCGGCGAGGCGGGTGACGGAGCGGAAGCGGTGGACAAGGCCGCCGATCTGCTGCCGGACATCGTGCTGATGGATGTACGGATGCCCAAGCGGGGTGGCATCGAGGCGTGCACGGCCATCAAGGAAGTGGCACCCAGCGCGAAGATCATCATGCTGACGATCAGCGACGAGGAGGCCGACCTCTACGACGCGATCAAGGCCGGGGCCACGGGATATCTCCTGAAGGAGATCTCGACCGACGAAGTCGCCACGGCGATCCGGGCGGTGGCGGACGGGCAGTCGCAGATCAGCCCTTCCATGGCGTCGAAACTGCTCACCGAGTTCAAGTCGATGATCCAGCGGACGGACGAGCGTCGGCTCGTACCGGCGCCGCGGCTCACCGAACGCGAGCTGGAAGTACTGAAGTTGGTGGCCACGGGGATGAACAACCGGGACATCGCCAAGGAGTTGTTCATCTCCGAGAACACTGTGAAGAACCATGTGCGCAACATCCTGGAGAAGCTCCAGCTGCACTCCCGGATGGAAGCGGTGGTGTACGCGATGCGGGAGAAGATTCTCGAAATCCGCTGA
- the hpf gene encoding ribosome hibernation-promoting factor, HPF/YfiA family: MDIVVKGRKTEVPERFRKHVAEKLKIEKIQKLDAKVISLDVEVSKEPNPRQADRSDRVEITLHSRGPVIRAEAAAGDPYAALDLATDKLEARLRKQNEKRHNRRGAGRISAAEVVDAVPETAQIDGNGEFIADKASQTIPTTRIGSLEVQGDGPLVVREKTHVAAAMSLDQALYEMELVGHDFYLFVDADTKEPSVVYRRHAYDYGVIHLMTDPLADMEAAGAGGALGG, encoded by the coding sequence GTGGACATCGTCGTCAAGGGCCGCAAAACCGAGGTACCCGAGCGGTTCCGCAAGCACGTCGCCGAGAAGCTGAAGATTGAGAAGATCCAGAAGCTGGACGCCAAGGTGATCAGCCTTGACGTCGAGGTGTCCAAGGAGCCCAATCCGCGGCAGGCCGACCGTTCGGACCGAGTGGAAATCACGCTGCACTCCCGAGGCCCGGTGATCCGGGCGGAGGCAGCGGCAGGCGACCCGTACGCAGCGCTGGATCTGGCCACGGACAAGTTGGAGGCGCGGCTGCGCAAGCAGAACGAGAAGCGCCACAACCGCAGGGGCGCAGGGCGTATTTCAGCCGCCGAGGTCGTGGATGCCGTGCCGGAGACGGCGCAGATCGACGGCAACGGTGAGTTCATCGCCGACAAGGCGTCCCAGACGATTCCGACCACGAGGATCGGTTCGCTCGAAGTACAGGGCGACGGACCGCTGGTGGTCCGGGAGAAGACGCACGTCGCAGCAGCGATGTCACTCGACCAGGCGCTCTACGAGATGGAGTTGGTCGGGCACGACTTCTATCTGTTCGTCGACGCGGACACGAAGGAGCCCAGTGTCGTCTACCGGCGGCACGCCTACGACTACGGTGTCATTCACCTGATGACCGACCCGCTCGCCGACATGGAGGCGGCCGGCGCCGGCGGTGCGCTCGGCGGATGA
- a CDS encoding ComF family protein: MRNWWREISDLVLPVACGGCGRPRTALCEECAGALSGGPARRARPVPEPAGLPAVWGAAAYEDAVRAVLLAHKERGALGLAGALGRALAGSVRAAVARSAGAGTLLLVPVPSARGAVRARGHDAGRRIAWSASAELRRTGTPARVVAALRQRRGVADQAGLDARQRLANLAGALEVPAGGVRLLEGGRVVLVDDLMTTGASLVEAARAVRAVGGREFGGCPEPVAAAVVAVPPLSFEINRNCPRTSIVAGSEGEKPPERGYA, encoded by the coding sequence GTGCGGAACTGGTGGCGGGAAATCTCGGATCTGGTGCTGCCGGTCGCCTGCGGGGGCTGTGGCAGACCTCGGACGGCGCTCTGCGAGGAGTGCGCCGGGGCGCTGTCCGGCGGCCCGGCGCGCAGGGCGAGACCGGTCCCGGAGCCTGCGGGGCTGCCGGCGGTGTGGGGAGCGGCGGCGTACGAGGACGCGGTGCGCGCGGTGCTGCTCGCGCACAAGGAACGGGGCGCGCTGGGGCTGGCCGGGGCGCTCGGCCGGGCGCTCGCCGGGTCCGTACGGGCGGCCGTGGCCCGGAGCGCGGGTGCGGGGACGCTGCTGCTGGTGCCGGTGCCTTCGGCACGCGGCGCGGTCCGGGCCCGGGGCCATGACGCGGGCCGCAGGATCGCCTGGTCCGCATCGGCCGAGCTGCGCAGGACGGGCACTCCGGCGCGGGTCGTGGCGGCGCTCCGGCAGCGTCGGGGGGTGGCGGATCAGGCGGGGCTGGACGCCCGTCAGCGGCTGGCGAATCTGGCGGGTGCACTGGAAGTGCCTGCCGGGGGCGTACGGCTGCTGGAAGGGGGCAGGGTGGTGTTGGTGGACGATCTGATGACGACCGGGGCTTCGCTGGTGGAGGCGGCGCGGGCCGTGCGGGCGGTGGGCGGCAGGGAATTCGGTGGCTGCCCGGAACCGGTCGCTGCGGCCGTTGTCGCGGTGCCACCACTCTCTTTCGAAATAAACCGGAACTGTCCGCGAACTTCCATCGTTGCAGGTAGTGAGGGAGAAAAACCACCGGAACGGGGGTACGCGTGA
- a CDS encoding LpqB family beta-propeller domain-containing protein: MYVWLGCGGVLLAGCASMPNSGDIEAVDPSQRNDSQVKVYAVPPKEGAAPAEIVDGFLEAMTSDDLQFATARKYLTKGASRSWDPGARTTVLADGPTRRLSPANDRDAPEGSSTFELTGTEVAVVDKQHAYRPDNGKYRNAIHLVRQNGKEWRIDDLPAGLLLSLSDFQRNYHSVNKYYFASAPTSGTPGQDWLVADPVYLRQGIDPETRMDPLTQTVASLLDGPTNWLRPVVGSRFPAGTALKKGVKTLALDDRNALTVPLNDKAKNVGQGQCRMMAAQLLFTLRDTTSMRVDQVELERADGSQLCVLSADHAEEYAPDRTSGTPAGEYFVDAKGRLVEMQVTGGGTSGRTDPEPVQGPLGTGEKPLSTVAVARDEHRAAGVSKDGGTLYTSSIVSGREAPELLYSSHAKQEKDRLSAPSWDGRGDLWVADRDPSHPRLLRFAGGSGEPQNVPLVGLDGARIEGLRMSSDGVRIALLLFKDGHTTLKVGRVVRHGTADNPTVPAVEALRPAAPQMADVTAVSWAGRSRLVVVGKEAGGVQQVRYMQADGSVSSVNPLPGANRITAVAASDDDRLPLMALSDEDGIVRMPPRSNWKTVVTEGKSPVYPG, from the coding sequence ATGTACGTCTGGCTGGGGTGCGGCGGGGTGCTGCTGGCCGGGTGCGCGTCCATGCCGAACAGCGGTGACATCGAAGCGGTCGATCCCTCGCAGCGCAACGATTCGCAGGTCAAGGTGTACGCGGTTCCTCCGAAGGAGGGGGCGGCGCCCGCCGAGATCGTCGACGGTTTCCTGGAGGCGATGACCAGTGACGATCTGCAGTTCGCCACGGCCAGGAAGTATCTGACGAAGGGCGCGTCCCGGAGCTGGGACCCGGGTGCGCGGACCACCGTGCTGGCCGACGGTCCCACCCGCCGGCTGAGTCCGGCGAACGACCGGGACGCGCCGGAGGGCTCTTCCACGTTCGAGCTGACCGGCACGGAAGTCGCTGTGGTCGACAAGCAGCACGCCTACCGGCCGGACAACGGGAAGTACCGGAACGCGATCCATCTGGTCCGGCAGAACGGCAAGGAGTGGCGCATCGACGATCTGCCCGCCGGTCTGCTGCTCAGCCTGTCCGACTTCCAGCGCAACTACCACTCGGTCAACAAGTACTACTTCGCCTCGGCGCCGACGTCCGGAACGCCCGGCCAGGACTGGCTGGTCGCCGACCCCGTCTATCTCCGCCAGGGGATCGACCCCGAGACGCGGATGGATCCGCTGACACAGACGGTCGCCTCGCTGCTCGACGGGCCGACCAACTGGCTTCGGCCGGTGGTGGGTTCACGCTTCCCGGCCGGTACGGCGCTGAAGAAGGGCGTCAAGACGCTGGCGCTCGACGACCGGAACGCGCTGACGGTGCCGCTCAACGACAAGGCGAAGAACGTCGGCCAGGGGCAGTGCCGGATGATGGCCGCCCAACTGCTCTTCACCCTGCGGGACACGACGTCCATGCGGGTCGATCAGGTGGAGCTGGAGCGGGCGGACGGCTCGCAGCTGTGCGTGCTCAGCGCGGACCACGCGGAGGAGTACGCGCCCGACCGCACCTCGGGGACCCCGGCCGGCGAGTACTTCGTCGATGCCAAGGGGCGGCTCGTGGAGATGCAGGTCACCGGGGGCGGCACGTCGGGGCGGACCGATCCCGAGCCGGTCCAGGGGCCGCTCGGGACGGGTGAGAAGCCGCTGAGCACCGTTGCGGTGGCGCGTGACGAGCACCGGGCGGCGGGGGTGTCCAAGGACGGAGGGACGCTGTACACGTCGTCCATCGTCTCGGGCCGCGAGGCGCCGGAACTGCTCTATTCCAGCCACGCCAAGCAGGAGAAGGACCGGCTGTCCGCGCCGAGTTGGGACGGGCGCGGAGATCTGTGGGTGGCTGATCGGGACCCGTCGCATCCGCGGTTGCTGCGGTTCGCCGGGGGATCGGGTGAGCCGCAGAACGTACCGCTCGTCGGGTTGGACGGTGCGCGCATCGAGGGCCTGCGGATGTCGTCGGACGGGGTCCGGATCGCGCTGCTGCTGTTCAAGGACGGACACACGACACTGAAGGTGGGCAGGGTGGTGCGGCACGGCACCGCCGACAATCCCACGGTCCCGGCCGTCGAGGCACTGCGCCCGGCGGCCCCGCAGATGGCCGATGTCACCGCGGTGTCCTGGGCGGGGCGCAGCCGCCTCGTGGTGGTCGGCAAGGAGGCCGGCGGGGTGCAGCAGGTGCGTTATATGCAGGCGGACGGTTCTGTTTCGAGCGTGAATCCGCTGCCGGGCGCGAATCGCATCACGGCTGTTGCCGCTTCGGACGACGACCGGCTGCCGCTGATGGCGCTCTCGGACGAGGACGGAATTGTGCGGATGCCGCCGCGCTCGAATTGGAAGACAGTGGTGACGGAAGGGAAGTCACCCGTCTATCCGGGGTAG
- the mtrB gene encoding MtrAB system histidine kinase MtrB, translating to MTRSSAAPTPGEPGARTERPAGREADASPRDTVPAGSSGGGPGARSRGRLGERFVQGGRLFQDGAPGSPVLRMVARLVRRPLLPAVRLWRRNIQLRVVAGTLLMSLAVVLVLGVVVIGQVRNGLLEAKEKAAVSQAAGGFTVAKDKANATAVVDSETADSGASSNSRQWRTDLVAQLASGGQGAYNVITLAPASEEAGAGNGGQRTSGQVSPDSVSEKLRQDVDQGTAPYKTYTDVKYVDGRPPEPGLIVGQRLEDIDHKPYQLYYLFPLSQEEKTLSLVKRTLATAGLFVVVLLGAIAWFMVRQVVTPVRMAAGIAERLSAGRLQERMKVTGEDDIARLGEAFNKMAQNLQLKIQQLEDLSRMQRRFVSDVSHELRTPLTTVRMAADVIHDARSDFDPVTARSAELLGDQLDRFESLLADLLEISRFDAGAAALEAEPIDLRETVRRVISGAEPLAERKGSRIRVVGDEQPVVAEVDARRIERVMRNLVVNAVEHGEGKDVVVRFGVAGGAVAVVVRDYGVGLKPGEATRVFSRFWRADPARARTTGGTGLGLSIAVEDARLHGGWLQAWGEPGGGSQFRLTLPRTADEPLRGSPIPLEPEDSRRGRAATEAEAAGRRVAVPVQPGPDRSTLPLPARAIPADPTALPGSGARVVPRVGDSATHVPDREDTARGR from the coding sequence ATGACCCGAAGCAGTGCTGCTCCGACGCCCGGGGAGCCGGGAGCGCGCACGGAGCGGCCTGCCGGTCGGGAGGCGGACGCCTCTCCCCGGGACACCGTCCCCGCCGGTTCGTCCGGCGGGGGCCCCGGGGCGCGTTCGCGGGGGAGACTCGGCGAGCGTTTCGTACAGGGCGGCCGGCTGTTCCAGGACGGAGCGCCCGGCAGCCCCGTGCTGCGGATGGTGGCGCGTCTGGTGCGCCGTCCGCTGCTTCCCGCTGTGCGGCTGTGGCGGCGGAACATCCAGCTCAGGGTGGTGGCGGGCACGCTGCTGATGTCGCTCGCCGTGGTCCTGGTGCTGGGCGTCGTCGTCATCGGGCAGGTGCGCAACGGGCTGCTCGAAGCCAAGGAGAAGGCGGCCGTCAGCCAGGCCGCCGGTGGTTTCACCGTGGCGAAGGACAAGGCCAACGCGACCGCGGTGGTGGACAGCGAAACGGCCGACAGCGGGGCTTCCAGCAACTCCCGGCAGTGGCGTACCGACCTGGTCGCGCAGCTCGCGAGCGGCGGTCAGGGCGCGTACAACGTGATCACCCTGGCTCCCGCGTCCGAGGAAGCGGGGGCGGGCAACGGCGGGCAGCGTACGTCCGGGCAGGTGAGCCCCGACAGCGTGTCCGAGAAACTGCGCCAGGACGTCGACCAGGGGACGGCCCCGTACAAGACGTACACGGACGTCAAGTATGTCGACGGTCGTCCGCCGGAGCCGGGGCTGATCGTCGGGCAGCGGCTGGAGGACATCGACCACAAGCCGTACCAGCTCTACTACCTCTTCCCGCTCTCGCAGGAGGAGAAGACCCTCAGCCTCGTCAAGCGCACGCTGGCCACCGCGGGACTGTTCGTGGTCGTGCTGCTCGGCGCGATCGCCTGGTTCATGGTGCGGCAGGTGGTGACGCCCGTGCGGATGGCTGCCGGGATCGCCGAGCGGCTCTCCGCGGGCCGCCTGCAGGAGCGGATGAAGGTCACCGGCGAGGACGACATCGCGCGGCTGGGCGAGGCCTTCAACAAGATGGCGCAGAACCTTCAGCTGAAGATCCAGCAGTTGGAGGACCTCTCCCGGATGCAGCGGCGCTTCGTCTCCGATGTGTCGCACGAACTCCGTACGCCGCTGACCACGGTTCGGATGGCCGCCGACGTCATCCATGACGCGCGCAGCGATTTCGACCCGGTGACCGCGCGCTCCGCGGAGCTGCTGGGGGACCAGCTGGACCGTTTCGAGTCGCTGCTGGCCGACCTGCTGGAGATCAGCCGTTTCGACGCGGGCGCCGCGGCGCTGGAGGCCGAACCGATCGATCTGCGCGAGACCGTGCGCCGGGTGATATCCGGTGCCGAGCCGCTCGCCGAGCGCAAGGGCAGCCGGATCCGGGTCGTCGGGGACGAGCAGCCCGTGGTCGCCGAGGTCGATGCCCGGCGGATCGAGCGGGTGATGCGCAACCTCGTCGTCAACGCGGTGGAGCACGGCGAGGGCAAGGACGTGGTGGTGCGGTTCGGTGTGGCCGGAGGCGCTGTCGCGGTGGTGGTGCGCGATTACGGGGTGGGGCTCAAGCCGGGCGAGGCGACCCGGGTGTTCAGCCGTTTCTGGCGGGCCGATCCGGCGCGCGCCCGCACCACCGGGGGTACCGGGCTCGGGCTCTCCATCGCGGTCGAGGACGCGCGGCTGCACGGGGGCTGGCTGCAGGCCTGGGGCGAGCCCGGTGGCGGTTCGCAGTTCCGGCTGACTCTGCCGCGTACGGCGGACGAGCCGTTGCGCGGCTCCCCGATACCGCTGGAGCCCGAGGACTCGCGGCGCGGACGTGCGGCGACGGAGGCCGAGGCCGCGGGGCGGCGGGTGGCCGTGCCGGTCCAGCCGGGTCCCGACCGGTCGACGCTGCCGCTGCCGGCTCGGGCGATACCGGCCGATCCGACGGCGCTGCCGGGCAGTGGCGCCCGGGTGGTGCCGCGGGTCGGTGACTCTGCAACGCACGTACCGGACCGGGAGGACACCGCCCGTGGGCGCTGA